In one Brienomyrus brachyistius isolate T26 chromosome 7, BBRACH_0.4, whole genome shotgun sequence genomic region, the following are encoded:
- the LOC125746832 gene encoding trichohyalin-like isoform X7: protein MAAQVEVKSVQGETAGVSSGHLRRTAEPPSGTQGHIFLSPQAGKPALLTPKPFSLEKTLSIRPILPPKPQVPSAPPGASQTSDLKSSELSLADSPGVLGGDQTRSMKSNTPTAPKPALHRNPEINPPTVVIHDLSSTLQSSLLWNSKSNLLSKPKLDLTESSISVPLNAPKANLSTTPKPDDPSTPKPTPPHTPKPDLSSVPKPVPLSTPNLNLSKSEVFASPEPLANQATSIDSPEKPRKLSVLERIKMLSQFRTSQESSASECSGMTQTERQPRMRMGAPISRAKSMGSLDYARWEALKDMTEEEQSREEKSSVSPLLQRNIVVVQPATPQSAGSPHKVAAPRKTGATGQLSELTSRFESLNTPDKCQPDKENILERKGKEVRCTEEVTESQPSENADNSLRQMMPEWRKQDTDQEETASSIKKRISLLFDPSSAQGGGVSTPLEVEPHSSAQPIQEVDISVGVKQRIKQLIAESPSQSLIQRKVKPRPLSQDLTKCFSPGMSMDTSPSTVGLERVQMRGVDKKEREAHEKVEDPMADSSIKGQDQSGGSFTTLDQSGNGGTELELQELQSNKEKAPVETPENVVSIIPSLQLGHLDRSAVSEGILSAQLEEKTSKLEEERQKQMELERKCEEERQKQLEQERKLEEERQKQLELERKREEERQKQLELERKLEEERQKQLEQERKREEERQKQLEQERKREEERQKQLEQERKREEERQKQLEQERKREEERQKQLELERKREEERQKQLEQERKLEEERQKQLELERKREEERQKQLEQERKREEERQKQLELERKREEERQKQLEQERKLEEERQKQLELERKREEERQKQLEQERKREEERQKQLERKREEERQKQLELERKREEERQKQLEQERKLEEERQKQLERKREEERQKQLELERKREEERQKQLEQERKLEEERQRQLEQERKLEEERQRQLEQERKLEEERQRQLEQERKLEEERQKQLELERKRKEERQKQLEQERKLEEEKQKQLEQERKREEERQKQLELERKRKEERQKQLELERKQEEERQKQLEQERKQEEERQKQLELDRKNQEREVEESPQQISTAGEILPTSQASSSTLTEQSVREGDENATTEEVIFDDFSVRPMRWRYMRKSSLLYGDTFQTSQPPADAYDEGGKNENYVENLNDQEQQGEISEDDEKLQKKVKIGIDRGHDGQGGVKQEDTKSQGGTEIEILDPIKQPSNRSSHLCPGEKLEAEEDRCSAPRQAATQPLPKPATCIARTLAGTGPREEDGTQDRLISHEDDQYGSLDAAQHPGEGSLTPNTSTPTDALPEPSTPGGLPSPSTLSSVSCEATDPLPFPETPTSLLDSSALRSRVLLGKRRSQRALPSRAARQKAVQDAKDPKFQDSAGTGSEMTAQEDVEDEEEEEEEEEVKAEPCLTPSQPQRVPLFPGMDTSALKAQLKKRVGDSENQAEQPPPQRSAKSPFLPQATRVLPPIADKENRDHSSPQWLQELKSKKRFSQHESDT, encoded by the exons ATGGCAGCCCAAGTAGAGGTGAAATCAGTACAGGGGGAGACAGCAGGGGTCAGTAGTGGAcatctgaggaggactgctgaGCCTCCGTCCGGCACCCAGGGGCACATCTTCCTCAGCCCGCAGGCCGGAAAACCAGCCCTCCTCACCCCTAAACCTTTCTCTCTGGAGAAGACCCTGTCCATCCGGCCCATTTTGCCTCCCAAGCCTCAGGTTCCAAGTGCCCCTCCAGGAGCTAGCCAAACCAGTGACCTGAAATCCAGTGAACTCAGTCTTGCTGACTCTCCTGGAGTCCTCGGTGGGGACCAGACCAGATCTATGAAATCCAACACACCCACTGCTCCTAAACCAGCCCTACACAGGAATCCTGAAATCAACCCACCCACTGTTGTTATACACGATCTCTCCAGTACCTTGCAGAGTAGTCTACTCTGGAATTCTAAATCTAACCTGCTGAGTAAGCCCAAACTGGATCTGACTGAATCTTCTATATCTGTCCCACTTAATGCACCAAAAGCCAATCTATCCACTACTCCTAAACCTGATGATCCCAGTACACCAAAACCCACCCCACCTCATACTCCTAAACCTGACCTTTCCTCTGTACCAAAACCTGTCCCACTTAGTACTCCTAACCTTAACCTATCCAAGTCTGAGGTATTTGCATCACCTGAACCCCTTGCCAATCAGGCTACCTCCATAGACTCGCCTGAAAAGCCCAGGAAGCTATCCGTGTTGGAACGGATCAAGATGTTGTCACAGTTCCGGACCTCCCAGGAGTCATCAGCATCTGAGTGCTCTGGGATGACCCAAACCGAGCGGCAACCACGGATGAGAATGGGCGCTCCCATAAGCAGAGCTAAGTCGATGGGCTCTCTTGACTACGCCAGGTGGGAAGCATTGAAGGATATGACTGAAGAAGAACAATCTAGGGAGGAGAAGTCATCAGTCTCACCACTACTGCAGAGAAACATTGTTGTGGTTCAGCCTGCCACTCCACAATCTGCAGGCTCCCCACACAAGGTGGCGGCCCCCCGGAAGACGGGGGCCACTGGCCAGCTGAGCGAACTCACGTCTAGGTTTGAGTCCCTAAATACCCCAGACAAATGCCAGCCAGACAAGGAGAATATTCTGGAGAGAAAAGGGAAAGAGGTCAGGTGCACGGAAGAGGTCACAGAGTCACAACCATCGGAAAACGCAGACAACAGCCTCAGGCAAATGATGCCGGAGTGGAGGAAGCAGGACACGGATCAGGAAGAGACTGCTTCCAGCATAAAGAAGCGGATCAGTCTTCTGTTTGACCCCTCCTCTGCCCAAGGAGGTGGGGTCTCCACACCCCTGGAGGTGGAGCCTCATTCATCGGCGCAGCCCATCCAGGAGGTGGACATCTCAGTGGGTGTGAAACAGCGGATTAAACAGTTGATAGCAGAGAGCCCTTCTCagtccctcattcagagaaaggtcaagccccgccccctctctCAGGACCTCACCAAGTG TTTTTCACCAGGAATGTCTATGGACACTAGCCCTTCCACTGTTGGCCTGGAGAGAGTTCAGATGAGAGGTGTTGacaagaaagaaagagaggCCCATGAGAAG GTGGAAGACCCTATGGCTGACTCGAGTATTAAGGGTCAAGACCAGAGCGGGGGATCCTTCACTACTTTAGACCAGTCAGGCAATGGTGGgacagagctggagctgcaggaACTTCAATCAAACAAAGAGAAGGCACCAGTAGAGACACCTGAGAATGTAGTTTCCATCATTCCATCCCTCCAACTTGGTCATTTAGACCGCAGTGCAGTGAGTGAGGGCATTCTTAGTGCCCAACTGGAGGAAAAAACCTCGAAACTGGAAGAGGAGAGGCAGAAACAGATGGAGCTGGAGAGGAAATGCGAAGAGGAGAGGCAGAAACAGCTGGAGCAGGAGAGGAAACTGGAGGAGGAGAGGCAGAAACAGCTGGAGCTGGAGAGGAAACGTGAAGAGGAGAGGCAGAAACAGCTGGAGCTGGAGAGGAAACTGGAAGAGGAGAGGCAGAAACAGCTGGAGCAGGAGAGGAAACGCGAAGAGGAGAGGCAGAAACAGCTGGAGCAGGAGAGGAAACGCGAAGAGGAGAGGCAGAAACAGCTGGAGCAGGAGAGGAAACGCGAAGAGGAGAGGCAGAAACAGCTGGAGCAGGAGAGGAAACGCGAAGAGGAGAGGCAGAAACAGCTGGAGCTGGAGAGGAAACGCGAAGAGGAGAGGCAGAAACAGCTGGAGCAGGAGAGGAAACTGGAGGAGGAGAGGCAGAAACAGCTGGAGCTGGAGAGGAAACGTGAAGAGGAGAGGCAGAAACAGCTGGAGCAGGAGAGGAAACGTGAAGAGGAGAGGCAGAAACAGCTGGAGCTGGAGAGGAAACGCGAAGAGGAGAGGCAGAAACAGCTGGAGCAGGAGAGGAAACTGGAGGAGGAGAGGCAGAAACAGCTGGAGCTGGAGAGGAAACGTGAAGAGGAGAGGCAGAAACAGCTGGAGCAGGAGAGGAAACGTGAAGAGGAGAGGCAGAAACAGCTGGAGAGGAAACGGGAAGAGGAGAGGCAGAAACAGCTGGAGCTGGAGAGGAAACGGGAAGAGGAGAGGCAGAAACAGCTGGAGCAGGAGAGGAAACTGGAGGAGGAGAGGCAGAAACAGCTGGAGAGGAAACGTGAAGAGGAGAGGCAGAAACAGCTGGAGCTGGAGAGGAAACGGGAAGAGGAGAGGCAGAAACAGCTGGAGCAGGAGAGGAAACTGGAGGAGGAGAGGCAGAGACAGCTGGAGCAGGAGAGGAAACTGGAGGAGGAGAGGCAGAGACAGCTGGAGCAGGAGAGGAAACTGGAGGAGGAGAGGCAGAGACAGCTGGAGCAGGAGAGGAAACTGGAGGAGGAGAGGCAGAAACAGCTGGAGCTGGAGAGGAAACGCAAAGAGGAGAGGCAGAAACAACTGGAGCAGGAGAGGAAACTGGAGGAGGAGAAGCAGAAACAGCTGGAGCAGGAGAGGAAACGGGAAGAGGAGAGGCAGAAACAGCTGGAGCTGGAGAGGAAACGCAAAGAGGAGAGGCAGAAACAGCTGGAGCTGGAGAGGAAACAGGAAGAGGAGAGGCAGAAACAGCTGGAGCAGGAGAGGAAACAGGAAGAGGAGAG acagaAGCAACTAGAGTTGGACAGAAAGAACCAGGAGAGGGAGGTAGAAGAATCACCCCAACAGATTTCCACAGCTGGGGAAATCCTCCCCACATCTCAGGCCAGTAGCAGCACCCTAACAGAACAAAGTGTAAGAGAAGGTGATGAAAATGCCACAACTGAAGAAGTTATTTTTGATGATTTCTCTGTGAGGCCAATGAGGTGGAGATATATGAGGAAAAGCAGCCTACTTTATGGAGACACTTTCCAGACTTCTCAACCGCCAGCTGATGCTTATGATGAGGgaggaaaaaatgaaaattatgTGGAAAATTTGAATGATCAAGAGCAACAAGGAGAGATTAGCGAAGACGATGAGAAGTTACAAAAGAAAGTAAAGATTGGGATTGACCGTGGGCATGATGGACAAGGGGGTGTAAAGCAAGAAGATACTAAGAGTCAGGGGGGTACAGAGATAGAGATTCTGGATCCCATAAAACAACCTTCCAACAGGTCCAGCCACCTTTGCCCTGGTGAGAAACTGGAAGCAGAAGAGGACAGATGTAGTGCTCCCAGACAGGCAGCCACGCAGCCACTCCCAAAGCCAGCCACTTGCATAGCG CGGACGTTGGCGGGCACCGGTCCCAGGGAGGAGGATGGCACGCAGGACAGGCTCATCTCCCACGAGGACGACCAGTACGGCAGCCTGGACGCAGCTCAGCACCCCGGCGAGGGCAG TCTGACTCCGAACACCTCCACCCCCACGGATGCCCTACCGGAGCCCAGTACGCCAGGCGGGCTGCCCTCCCCCAGCACCCTCTCCTCCGTGTCGTGCGAGGCGACAGACCCGCTGCCTTTTCCTGAG ACGCCAACATCCCTGCTGGACTCCAGCGCCCTGCGCTCGCGGGTGCTGTTGGGTAAGAGGCGGAGTCAGCGTGCCCTGCCCTCAAGAGCCGCCCGTCAGAAAGCTGTACAGGATGCCAAAGACCCGAAGTTCCAGGACTCTGCAG GGACGGGGTCTGAAATGACAGCACAGGAAGATgtggaggatgaagaggaggaggaggaggaggaggaggtgaagGCAGAGCCGTGTTTGACTCCTTCGCAGCCACAGAGAGTGCCCCTCTTCCCTGGCATGGACACGTCTGCTCTCAAG GCTCAGCTGAAGAAGCGAGTGGGTGACTCAGAAAACCAGGccgagcagccccccccccagcgatcAGCCAAATCTCCCTTCCTCCCCCAGGCCACCCGAGTTCTGCCCCCCATCGCTGACAAGGAAAACCG GGACCACTCCTCCCCACAGTGGCTGCAGGAGCTGAAGTCCAAGAAACGCTTCAGTCAGCACGAGAGTGACACCTAG
- the LOC125746832 gene encoding trichohyalin-like isoform X4, with the protein MAAQVEVKSVQGETAGVSSGHLRRTAEPPSGTQGHIFLSPQAGKPALLTPKPFSLEKTLSIRPILPPKPQVPSAPPGASQTSDLKSSELSLADSPGVLGGDQTRSMKSNTPTAPKPALHRNPEINPPTVVIHDLSSTLQSSLLWNSKSNLLSKPKLDLTESSISVPLNAPKANLSTTPKPDDPSTPKPTPPHTPKPDLSSVPKPVPLSTPNLNLSKSEVFASPEPLANQATSIDSPEKPRKLSVLERIKMLSQFRTSQESSASECSGMTQTERQPRMRMGAPISRAKSMGSLDYARWEALKDMTEEEQSREEKSSVSPLLQRNIVVVQPATPQSAGSPHKVAAPRKTGATGQLSELTSRFESLNTPDKCQPDKENILERKGKEVRCTEEVTESQPSENADNSLRQMMPEWRKQDTDQEETASSIKKRISLLFDPSSAQGGGVSTPLEVEPHSSAQPIQEVDISVGVKQRIKQLIAESPSQSLIQRKVKPRPLSQDLTKCFSPGMSMDTSPSTVGLERVQMRGVDKKEREAHEKVEDPMADSSIKGQDQSGGSFTTLDQSGNGGTELELQELQSNKEKAPVETPENVVSIIPSLQLGHLDRSAVSEGILSAQLEEKTSKLEEERQKQMELERKCEEERQKQLEQERKLEEERQKQLELERKREEERQKQLELERKLEEERQKQLEQERKREEERQKQLEQERKREEERQKQLEQERKREEERQKQLEQERKREEERQKQLELERKREEERQKQLEQERKLEEERQKQLELERKREEERQKQLELERKREEERQKQLEQERKLEEERQKQLELERKREEERQKQLEQERKREEERQKQLERKREEERQKQLELERKREEERQKQLEQERKLEEERQKQLERKREEERQKQLELERKREEERQKQLEQERKLEEERQRQLEQERKLEEERQRQLEQERKLEEERQRQLEQERKLEEERQKQLELERKRKEERQKQLEQERKLEEEKQKQLEQERKREEERQKQLELERKRKEERQKQLELERKQEEERQKQLEQERKQEEERQKQLEKKREEERQKQLEQERKLEEQKQLELERKREEERQKQLELDRKNQEREVEESPQQISTAGEILPTSQASSSTLTEQSVREGDENATTEEVIFDDFSVRPMRWRYMRKSSLLYGDTFQTSQPPADAYDEGGKNENYVENLNDQEQQGEISEDDEKLQKKVKIGIDRGHDGQGGVKQEDTKSQGGTEIEILDPIKQPSNRSSHLCPGEKLEAEEDRCSAPRQAATQPLPKPATCIARTLAGTGPREEDGTQDRLISHEDDQYGSLDAAQHPGEGSLTPNTSTPTDALPEPSTPGGLPSPSTLSSVSCEATDPLPFPETPTSLLDSSALRSRVLLGKRRSQRALPSRAARQKAVQDAKDPKFQDSAGTGSEMTAQEDVEDEEEEEEEEEVKAEPCLTPSQPQRVPLFPGMDTSALKAQLKKRVGDSENQAEQPPPQRSAKSPFLPQATRVLPPIADKENRDHSSPQWLQELKSKKRFSQHESDT; encoded by the exons ATGGCAGCCCAAGTAGAGGTGAAATCAGTACAGGGGGAGACAGCAGGGGTCAGTAGTGGAcatctgaggaggactgctgaGCCTCCGTCCGGCACCCAGGGGCACATCTTCCTCAGCCCGCAGGCCGGAAAACCAGCCCTCCTCACCCCTAAACCTTTCTCTCTGGAGAAGACCCTGTCCATCCGGCCCATTTTGCCTCCCAAGCCTCAGGTTCCAAGTGCCCCTCCAGGAGCTAGCCAAACCAGTGACCTGAAATCCAGTGAACTCAGTCTTGCTGACTCTCCTGGAGTCCTCGGTGGGGACCAGACCAGATCTATGAAATCCAACACACCCACTGCTCCTAAACCAGCCCTACACAGGAATCCTGAAATCAACCCACCCACTGTTGTTATACACGATCTCTCCAGTACCTTGCAGAGTAGTCTACTCTGGAATTCTAAATCTAACCTGCTGAGTAAGCCCAAACTGGATCTGACTGAATCTTCTATATCTGTCCCACTTAATGCACCAAAAGCCAATCTATCCACTACTCCTAAACCTGATGATCCCAGTACACCAAAACCCACCCCACCTCATACTCCTAAACCTGACCTTTCCTCTGTACCAAAACCTGTCCCACTTAGTACTCCTAACCTTAACCTATCCAAGTCTGAGGTATTTGCATCACCTGAACCCCTTGCCAATCAGGCTACCTCCATAGACTCGCCTGAAAAGCCCAGGAAGCTATCCGTGTTGGAACGGATCAAGATGTTGTCACAGTTCCGGACCTCCCAGGAGTCATCAGCATCTGAGTGCTCTGGGATGACCCAAACCGAGCGGCAACCACGGATGAGAATGGGCGCTCCCATAAGCAGAGCTAAGTCGATGGGCTCTCTTGACTACGCCAGGTGGGAAGCATTGAAGGATATGACTGAAGAAGAACAATCTAGGGAGGAGAAGTCATCAGTCTCACCACTACTGCAGAGAAACATTGTTGTGGTTCAGCCTGCCACTCCACAATCTGCAGGCTCCCCACACAAGGTGGCGGCCCCCCGGAAGACGGGGGCCACTGGCCAGCTGAGCGAACTCACGTCTAGGTTTGAGTCCCTAAATACCCCAGACAAATGCCAGCCAGACAAGGAGAATATTCTGGAGAGAAAAGGGAAAGAGGTCAGGTGCACGGAAGAGGTCACAGAGTCACAACCATCGGAAAACGCAGACAACAGCCTCAGGCAAATGATGCCGGAGTGGAGGAAGCAGGACACGGATCAGGAAGAGACTGCTTCCAGCATAAAGAAGCGGATCAGTCTTCTGTTTGACCCCTCCTCTGCCCAAGGAGGTGGGGTCTCCACACCCCTGGAGGTGGAGCCTCATTCATCGGCGCAGCCCATCCAGGAGGTGGACATCTCAGTGGGTGTGAAACAGCGGATTAAACAGTTGATAGCAGAGAGCCCTTCTCagtccctcattcagagaaaggtcaagccccgccccctctctCAGGACCTCACCAAGTG TTTTTCACCAGGAATGTCTATGGACACTAGCCCTTCCACTGTTGGCCTGGAGAGAGTTCAGATGAGAGGTGTTGacaagaaagaaagagaggCCCATGAGAAG GTGGAAGACCCTATGGCTGACTCGAGTATTAAGGGTCAAGACCAGAGCGGGGGATCCTTCACTACTTTAGACCAGTCAGGCAATGGTGGgacagagctggagctgcaggaACTTCAATCAAACAAAGAGAAGGCACCAGTAGAGACACCTGAGAATGTAGTTTCCATCATTCCATCCCTCCAACTTGGTCATTTAGACCGCAGTGCAGTGAGTGAGGGCATTCTTAGTGCCCAACTGGAGGAAAAAACCTCGAAACTGGAAGAGGAGAGGCAGAAACAGATGGAGCTGGAGAGGAAATGCGAAGAGGAGAGGCAGAAACAGCTGGAGCAGGAGAGGAAACTGGAGGAGGAGAGGCAGAAACAGCTGGAGCTGGAGAGGAAACGTGAAGAGGAGAGGCAGAAACAGCTGGAGCTGGAGAGGAAACTGGAAGAGGAGAGGCAGAAACAGCTGGAGCAGGAGAGGAAACGCGAAGAGGAGAGGCAGAAACAGCTGGAGCAGGAGAGGAAACGCGAAGAGGAGAGGCAGAAACAGCTGGAGCAGGAGAGGAAACGCGAAGAGGAGAGGCAGAAACAGCTGGAGCAGGAGAGGAAACGCGAAGAGGAGAGGCAGAAACAGCTGGAGCTGGAGAGGAAACGCGAAGAGGAGAGGCAGAAACAGCTGGAGCAGGAGAGGAAACTGGAGGAGGAGAGGCAGAAACAGCTGGAGCTGGAGAGGAAACGTGAAGAGGAGAG GCAGAAACAGCTGGAGCTGGAGAGGAAACGCGAAGAGGAGAGGCAGAAACAGCTGGAGCAGGAGAGGAAACTGGAGGAGGAGAGGCAGAAACAGCTGGAGCTGGAGAGGAAACGTGAAGAGGAGAGGCAGAAACAGCTGGAGCAGGAGAGGAAACGTGAAGAGGAGAGGCAGAAACAGCTGGAGAGGAAACGGGAAGAGGAGAGGCAGAAACAGCTGGAGCTGGAGAGGAAACGGGAAGAGGAGAGGCAGAAACAGCTGGAGCAGGAGAGGAAACTGGAGGAGGAGAGGCAGAAACAGCTGGAGAGGAAACGTGAAGAGGAGAGGCAGAAACAGCTGGAGCTGGAGAGGAAACGGGAAGAGGAGAGGCAGAAACAGCTGGAGCAGGAGAGGAAACTGGAGGAGGAGAGGCAGAGACAGCTGGAGCAGGAGAGGAAACTGGAGGAGGAGAGGCAGAGACAGCTGGAGCAGGAGAGGAAACTGGAGGAGGAGAGGCAGAGACAGCTGGAGCAGGAGAGGAAACTGGAGGAGGAGAGGCAGAAACAGCTGGAGCTGGAGAGGAAACGCAAAGAGGAGAGGCAGAAACAACTGGAGCAGGAGAGGAAACTGGAGGAGGAGAAGCAGAAACAGCTGGAGCAGGAGAGGAAACGGGAAGAGGAGAGGCAGAAACAGCTGGAGCTGGAGAGGAAACGCAAAGAGGAGAGGCAGAAACAGCTGGAGCTGGAGAGGAAACAGGAAGAGGAGAGGCAGAAACAGCTGGAGCAGGAGAGGAAACAGGAAGAGGAGAGGCAGAAACAGCTGGAGAAGAAACGGGAAGAGGAGAGGCAGAAACAGCTGGAGCAGGAGAGGAAACTGGAAGAGCAGAAACAGCTGGAGCTGGAGAGGAAacgagaagaggagagacagaAGCAACTAGAGTTGGACAGAAAGAACCAGGAGAGGGAGGTAGAAGAATCACCCCAACAGATTTCCACAGCTGGGGAAATCCTCCCCACATCTCAGGCCAGTAGCAGCACCCTAACAGAACAAAGTGTAAGAGAAGGTGATGAAAATGCCACAACTGAAGAAGTTATTTTTGATGATTTCTCTGTGAGGCCAATGAGGTGGAGATATATGAGGAAAAGCAGCCTACTTTATGGAGACACTTTCCAGACTTCTCAACCGCCAGCTGATGCTTATGATGAGGgaggaaaaaatgaaaattatgTGGAAAATTTGAATGATCAAGAGCAACAAGGAGAGATTAGCGAAGACGATGAGAAGTTACAAAAGAAAGTAAAGATTGGGATTGACCGTGGGCATGATGGACAAGGGGGTGTAAAGCAAGAAGATACTAAGAGTCAGGGGGGTACAGAGATAGAGATTCTGGATCCCATAAAACAACCTTCCAACAGGTCCAGCCACCTTTGCCCTGGTGAGAAACTGGAAGCAGAAGAGGACAGATGTAGTGCTCCCAGACAGGCAGCCACGCAGCCACTCCCAAAGCCAGCCACTTGCATAGCG CGGACGTTGGCGGGCACCGGTCCCAGGGAGGAGGATGGCACGCAGGACAGGCTCATCTCCCACGAGGACGACCAGTACGGCAGCCTGGACGCAGCTCAGCACCCCGGCGAGGGCAG TCTGACTCCGAACACCTCCACCCCCACGGATGCCCTACCGGAGCCCAGTACGCCAGGCGGGCTGCCCTCCCCCAGCACCCTCTCCTCCGTGTCGTGCGAGGCGACAGACCCGCTGCCTTTTCCTGAG ACGCCAACATCCCTGCTGGACTCCAGCGCCCTGCGCTCGCGGGTGCTGTTGGGTAAGAGGCGGAGTCAGCGTGCCCTGCCCTCAAGAGCCGCCCGTCAGAAAGCTGTACAGGATGCCAAAGACCCGAAGTTCCAGGACTCTGCAG GGACGGGGTCTGAAATGACAGCACAGGAAGATgtggaggatgaagaggaggaggaggaggaggaggaggtgaagGCAGAGCCGTGTTTGACTCCTTCGCAGCCACAGAGAGTGCCCCTCTTCCCTGGCATGGACACGTCTGCTCTCAAG GCTCAGCTGAAGAAGCGAGTGGGTGACTCAGAAAACCAGGccgagcagccccccccccagcgatcAGCCAAATCTCCCTTCCTCCCCCAGGCCACCCGAGTTCTGCCCCCCATCGCTGACAAGGAAAACCG GGACCACTCCTCCCCACAGTGGCTGCAGGAGCTGAAGTCCAAGAAACGCTTCAGTCAGCACGAGAGTGACACCTAG